The Henckelia pumila isolate YLH828 chromosome 2, ASM3356847v2, whole genome shotgun sequence genome includes a window with the following:
- the LOC140878766 gene encoding uncharacterized protein, whose product MASRRGNNTNANAANNNHNDCGPDSENNQNNQFLTGLTALLQEQSRAQGAQIQQLLQAQTANAGNNHPAANQNPIYKRFLELGPPEFKGETDPLIAEQWFQAMETAFEFMQITDVDRLRCATYMFCDDARVWWNGAKAALNLTTLTWNGFNDVFYGKYFTVSNRNRLAREFLEIRQGNMSIAEYVKKFERGRYFVPMINGDPAEELKHFTEGLNAFIRKDVRLSGAKNYKDAVDQAMLSEKDRNDIIRESQAKRSSYQNWDQQGNANRKRPYQAPPQHRPYQQQQHRPQGQKQLALPAPKPAIAPTACQKCGKLHSGQCMAGTGVCLLCKKPVHYRKDCPQSKEPVRGRVFAMAHDQVDPNTAIVTVPDKSTSRFSISLPLGEELSSDLIIRGCSIQMQGHELYADLIILKMSDFDVIFGMDWLSCYEATIDCKRRTVSLKTKDGETFLFHATPKNNSSLLISVGKAWQVLNKGCAGFLASVTCDQELPRSKLEDVKVVRDFPEVFPDDIAGLPPARECEKSFLVLKKKLMTAPVLAIPEGTGRFIIYTDASKSGLGAVLMQDGKVIAYASRQLKIHEKNYPTHDLELAAVVFALKLWRHYLYVADALSRKSATLNRMTTQQELIADFERLRLEVVEPMEVCALSALTMVPSLLDKIRTGQASDQQLLTWKLKDEAKGGALYTVKDGIVHHKGRKWVPAVDSLREDVMTEAHTVKVEHQRPAGLLKPLHIPTWKWEDVTMDFVIGLPITERRMNSIWIIVDRLTKSAHFLPVRNNFSMNQYAELYIREVVRLHGVPARIVSDRDPKFTSNFWKSLHHGLGTKLAFSTAFHPQTDGQSERVIQILEDLLRACMIDFGGNWESKTPLHWDEVGERAILGPEIVQQTINLIAKVKDRMLTAQSRQKSYADKRRRDLEF is encoded by the exons ATGGCATCACGTAGGGGAAATAACACCAACGCCAATGCCGCTAACAACAACCATAATGATTGCGGGCCAGATAGTgagaacaatcaaaacaaccAGTTTTTGACGGGATTAACTGCTCTGCTTCAAGAGCAAAGCCGTGCTCAGGGAGCTCAAATCCAACAGTTGCTTCAAGCCCAGACAGCTAATGCTGGAAATAACCATCCTGCGGCTAATCAAAACCCTATCTACAAAAGGTTCTTAGAGTTGGGACCACCTGAGTTCAAAGGAGAGACTGATCCTTTGATTGCGGAACAATGGTTCCAAGCTATGGAGACTGCTTTTGAATTCATGCAGATCACGGATGTGGATAGATTGAGATGTGCTACCTATATGTTCTGTGATGACGCTCGTGTTTGGTGGAATGGAGCCAAAGCAGCGTTGAACCTAACCACCCTtacttggaatggattcaaTGATGTGTTCTACGGCAAATATTTCACGGTGAGCAACCGAAACAGGTTGGCTagagagtttttggagattcGTCAAGGAAACATGTCAATTGCGGAGTATGTAAAGAAGTTTGAAAGGGGGAGATACTTTGTACCGATGATTAATGGTGATCCTGCTGAAGAGTTGAAACATTTCACAGAAGGATTGAATGCCTTCATCAGAAAGGATGTTAGACTAAGTGGAGCGAAAAATTACAAAGATGCGGTGGATCAGGCCATGCTGTCCGAAAAGGACAGAAACGACATTATCAGAGAGTCACAAGCAAAAAGATCTAGTTATCAGAATTGGGACCAACAAGGAAATGCTAACAGAAAGAGACCGTACCAAGCTCCACCCCAACACCGACCATACCAACAGCAACAACATCGACCTCAGGGGCAGAAACAATTGGCTCTACCAGCACCAAAACCGGCGATTGCACCAACAGCTTGTCAAAAATGTGGAAAACTTCACTCAGGTCAATGCATGGCAGGGACTGGAGTATGTTTACTTTGCAAAAAGCCAGTGCACTATCGAAAAGATTGCCCTCAATCCAAAGAACCAGTAAGAGGACGAGTTTTTGCAATGGCACATGATCAAGTGGATCCGAATACAGCTATAGTTACAG TACCTGATAAGTCAACATCGAGATTTAGTATATCCTTGCCTTTAGGGGAAGAATTGAGTAGTGATTTGATAATCAGAGGATGCAGTATACAGATGCAAGGTCATGAGTTGTATGCTGATCTTATTATCCTCAAAATGTCGGACTTTGACGTGATATttggtatggattggttgtcttgTTACGAGGCTACCATAGACTGTAAACGGAGGACggtttccttgaaaactaaGGATGGAGAAACGTTTCTATTCCATGCCACACCGAAAAATAATTCATCTCTTTTAATTTCAGTAGGTAAGGCATGGCAAGTGTTAAATAAAGGATGTGCAGGTTTCCTCGCAAGTGTCACTTGCGACCAAGAATTACCTCGATCGAAACTTGAAGACGTCAAGGTAGTGAGAGATTTCCCAGAAgtatttcctgatgatattgcaggattacctccagctaGGGAG TGTGAGAAAAGCTTTTTAGtgttaaaaaaaaagttgatgACAGCACCAGTACTAGCCATACCAGAAGGAACAGGTCGATTCATAATTTATACAGATGCTTCCAAGAGTGGATTAGGGGCTGTCTTGATGCAAGATGGAAAGGTGATAGCATATGCTtcacgacagttgaagattcatgaaaagAATTACCCTACCCATGACCTTGAATTGGCAGCAGTTGTCTTCGCACTCAAACTGTGGagacattacctttatg tcgcagatgctttgagtcgtaaatCTGCAACCTTGAACAGAATGACAACTCAACAAGAGTTGATTGCAGATTTTGAACGACTCAGATTGGAAGTAGTTGAGCCGATGGAAGTTTGTGCCCTATCAGCCTTAACAATGGTTCCAAGTTTGCTCGACAAGATTCGAACAGGTCAGGCTTCAGACCAGCAATTATTAACTTGGAAACTTAAAGATGAAGCTAAAGGGGGTGCATTGTATACAGTGAAGGATGGGATCGTGCATCACAAAGGGCGAAAGTGGGTACCAGCAGTAGATTCACTGAGGGAAGATGTGATGACTGAGGCTCACACT gtcaaagttGAACATCAAAGGCCAGCAGGACTTCTGAAACCATTACACATTCCCACTTGGAAATGGGAAGATgtcaccatggactttgtgattgGACTTCCAATTACAGAACgaagaatgaattcaatatggATAATAGTTGACAGGTTGACGAAGTCAGCTCACTTTTTACCAGTTAGAAacaacttctcgatgaatcaatATGCAGAGTTGTATATTCGAGAGGTagttagattgcatggagttccagcaAGGATAGTCTCTGACAGGGATCCCAAGTTCACATCGAACttttggaagagtctacatCATGGATTGGGGACAAAGTTAGCcttcagtacagcttttcatccaCAAACAGATGGACAATCTGAGCGAGTGATTCAGATACTGGAGGATTTACTTAGGGCTTGCATGATTGACTTCGGAGGAAATTGGGAATCGAA GACTCCATTGCAttgggatgaagttggagaaAGAGCTATATTGGGGCCAGAAATAGTGCAACAGACAATCAACTTGATAGCAAAAGTCAAGGACAGAATGTTGACAGCACAGAGTCGACAGAAAAGCTACGCCGATAAGAGGCGTAGAGACTTGGAGTTTTag
- the LOC140885447 gene encoding O-fucosyltransferase 31-like — protein MHLNLLNGAMQGVISDDYRSRVVWSPFPDQGLNPCQDFFKSQNLPKRSRGYIQVFLDGGLNQQRMGVHILLYKEVPLRKFKRFIGRFEKGMEWSTLKLRYIGMIMVNLGVNIASMEIQIKEKYILGF, from the exons ATGCACTTGAATTTACTGAATGGTGCTATGCAAGGAGTGATT TCTGACGATTATAGATCGAGGGTGGTGTGGTCTCCTTTTCCTGATCAAGGATTGAATCCATGTCAGGACTTCTTCAAGTCTCAGA ATCTGCCGAAAAGATCCAGGGGTTATATTCAGGTGTTTCTCGACGGAGGACTGAATCAACAGAGAATGGGG GTACATATTCTTCTGTACAAAGAGGTTCCTTTGAGGAAATTTAAGAG ATTTATAGGGAGATTTGAGAAAGGTATGGAGTGGAGTACTCTGAAGTTGAGATATATAGGCATGATTATGGTCAACCTTGGGGTAAATATAGCCAG tatggagatacaaattaaagaaaaatatattttggggtTTTGA